The following coding sequences lie in one Arachis stenosperma cultivar V10309 chromosome 5, arast.V10309.gnm1.PFL2, whole genome shotgun sequence genomic window:
- the LOC130978980 gene encoding lysine histidine transporter 1-like, whose protein sequence is MEDNNKDINNWLAVTRSRNGKWWYSAFHNVTALVGAGVLGFPYAMSQLGWGPGITVLVLSWICTLYTAWQMIEMHEAESGKRFDRYHELGQYAFGEKLGLWIVVPQTLIVDVGTDIIYMITGGNSLKKAHQILCKDCKPIRTTYFIMIFASLQFFLSHLPSFNSIIGVSISAAVMSICYSTIAWISSAHKGALPDVKYDGRSSTTTGNVFDFFTGLGTIAFGYAAHNVLLEIQATVPSTPEKPSKKAMWKGMIVAYIVVGLCYFPVAIFGYWAFGNSVTDNILMSLDKPHWLTAVANIFVVIHVTGSYQVFAVPVFDMMESFMVRRMNFKPTWYLRFISRNIYVALTMLVAIIFPFFGGLLSFLGGLVFAPTSYFLPCIIWLVVYKPKRFSGSWCANWFCIVFGVLLMVLGSIGAMREIILQAKDYKFFS, encoded by the exons atgGAAGATAATAATAAAGATATCAATAATTGGCTCGCAGTGACAAGGTCCAGGAATGGGAAGTGGTGGTACAGTGCTTTTCACAATGTCACTGCTTTGGTTGGAGCTGGAGTGCTTGGGTTTCCCTATGCCATGTCTCAACTTGGATG GGGTCCTGGCATCACAGTTTTGGTGCTTTCATGGATATGCACGTTATACACGGCATGGCAGATGATTGAGATGCACGAGGCTGAGTCTGGGAAGAGGTTTGATAGGTACCATGAATTAGGGCAATATGCCTTCGGGGAGAAACTAGGATTATGGATTGTGGTGCCTCAAACACTCATTGTGGATGTTGGTACGGATATCATTTACATGATTACTGGTGGAAATTCCTTGAAGAAGGCCCATCAGATTCTTTGCAAAGACTGTAAGCCAATTAGAACCACTTACTTCATTATGATCTTTGCAAGCCTTCAGTTTTTCCTCTCGCATCTCCCCAGTTTCAATTCCATCATTGGTGTATCTATTTCTGCAGCCGTTATGTCCATCTG CTACTCAACGATTGCATGGATAAGTTCGGCTCATAAAGGTGCCTTACCGGATGTGAAATATGATGGAAGATCTTCAACTACGACGGGGAACgtttttgacttttttaccGGTTTGGGGACCATAGCATTTGGGTATGCTGCACACAATGTGTTACTTGAGATCCAAGCAACAGTTCCTTCGACACCGGAGAAACCTTCAAAGAAGGCCATGTGGAAGGGAATGATTGTTGCTTACATTGTTGTGGGTTTGTGCTACTTCCCTGTTGCAATCTTTGGCTACTGGGCTTTTGGAAACTCTGTTACTGATAACATCCTCATGTCTCTCGATAAACCCCACTGGCTCACCGCCGTTGCTAATATATTTGTCGTTATTCATGTCACTGGAAGTTATCAG GTGTTTGCTGTTCCGGTGTTTGACATGATGGAATCATTCATGGTACGGAGAATGAATTTCAAGCCAACTTGGTACCTTCGTTTCATTTCCCGCAATATATATGTTG CACTTACTATGCTAGTTGCAATTATATTTCCATTTTTTGGTGGGCTCCTTAGCTTCTTAGGAGGACTTGTCTTTGCTCCAACCTCATACTTC CTCCCTTGCATAATATGGCTAGTAGTCTATAAACCAAAGAGATTTAGCGGATCCTGGTGTGCAAATTGG TTTTGCATCGTATTTGGAGTATTATTGATGGTTTTAGGCTCGATTGGCGCAATGAGGGAGATCATACTGCAAGCTAAGGACTACAaatttttctcttga
- the LOC130979677 gene encoding heavy metal-associated isoprenylated plant protein 27-like gives MDCEGCERRVKKSVEWIKGVTEVEVEPNQSKLTVKGYVDPKKVLERVRQRTGKKAELWPYVPYDVVSHPYAPEAYDKKALPGYVRNVLLDPGASQLARASSFEVKYTTTFSDENPNACTVM, from the coding sequence ATGGATTGTGAAGGGTGCGAGAGAAGGGTGAAGAAATCAGTGGAATGGATCAAAGGCGTGACAGAAGTGGAAGTTGAACCCAACCAGAGCAAGTTAACCGTAAAGGGTTATGTGGATCCAAAGAAAGTGTTAGAGCGCGTGAGGCAGCGCACTGGGAAGAAAGCAGAGTTATGGCCATATGTACCATACGACGTCGTTTCGCACCCGTATGCGCCAGAGGCTTATGACAAGAAGGCTCTGCCTGGGTACGTCAGGAACGTGCTCTTGGATCCAGGAGCTTCTCAACTGGCACGTGCTAGCTCCTTTGAGGTCAAGTACACCACAACCTTCAGCGATGAGAACCCCAATGCTTGCACTGTTATGTGA
- the LOC130982386 gene encoding uncharacterized protein LOC130982386 translates to MSFNKNVGNKSGMVEFVGPNGEVFMCRSDVEIGLSHQDALIELGCCCKNDLALVHYACALKWFINHGSTICEICGHIGNNIRISDFNKVVGSLKEYEALRERTVSGDPGPHVHVNNNTGFDPDAVAAIRRQRLSEIALWFCPHNTSSINNNSNADTVSQVASEQPSNFVTEDAGPAQSPATKWAVEGTGILLATGLLTITLAWPIAPRVGKKTAKSGLHILLGGVCALTVVVFFFCFFCILELLQFVLIRIKYGPARYWAILFVFWFLVFAIWASRTLVLRHMVPIHNASPWYCARSQGFQVEERLVSVDELLDADEVFCTVLLILATGILWRRYWSSVPATL, encoded by the exons ATGTCTTTTAACAAAAATGTTGGAAACAAATCTGGGATGGTGGAATTTGTAGGCCCTAATGGGGAGGTTTTCATGTGTAGAAGTGATGTGGAGATTGGTTTGTCTCACCAAGATGCATTGATTGAACTTGGTTGTTGTTGTAAGAATGACCTTGCTTTAGTACACTATGCTTGTGCACTCAAGTGGTTTATTAATCATGGATCAACAATTTGTGAAATATGTGGACACATAGGCAATAATATCAGAATCTCTGACTTCAACAAGGTTGTTGGTTCTCTGAAAGAATATGAAGCCTTAAGGGAGAGAACTGTCAGTGGGGATCCTGGTCCTCATGTTCATGTGAATAATAATACTGGCTTTGATCCTGACGCTGTGGCTGCTATCCGGAGGCAAAGGCTAAGTGAGATTGCATTATGGTTTTGTCCTCATAATACCAGTAGTATAAACAACAATAGCAATGCCGACACAGTTTCACAGGTTGCTTCTGAGCAGCCTTCAAATTTTGTTACTGAAGATGCTGGCCCTGCACAGAGTCCTGCAACCAAGTGGGCCGTGGAAGGCACAGGGATCCTGCTTGCTACTGGCCTGCTTACAATCACCCTTGCGTGGCCGATAGCTCCTCGAGTTGGAAAG AAAACAGCCAAAAGTGGTCTTCACATCCTACTTGGAGGTGTTTGTGCTTTAACAgtggttgttttttttttctgcttt TTTTGTATACTTGAGTTATTGCAGTTTGTGCTTATTAGAATCAAGTATGGACCTGCACGTTATTGGGCAATCTTGTTCGTTTTCTGGTTTCTTGTGTTTGCAATATGGGCTTCACGGACCTTAGTACTTAGACACATGGTGCCCATACACAATGCTAGTCCTTGGTACTGTGCACGAAGCCAAGGGTTCCAG GTGGAGGAGCGACTAGTCTCTGTGGATGAATTGCTAGATGCTGATGAGGTCTTCTGCACAGTGTTACTTATCTTAGCAACAG GTATCCTTTGGAGAAGGTATTGGAGCAGTGTTCCAGCAACTCTATAG
- the LOC130982384 gene encoding lysine histidine transporter 1-like, translating to MEDNNKDINNWLAVTRSRNGKWWYSAFHNVTALVGAGVLGFPYAMSQLGWGPGITVLVLSWICTLYTAWQMIEMHEAESGKRFDRYHELGQYAFGEKLGLWIVVPQTLIVDVGTDIIYMITGGNSLKKAHQILCKDCKPIRTTYFIMIFASLQFFLSHLPSFNSIIGVSISAAVMSICYSTIAWISSAHKGALPDVKYDGRSSTTTGNVFDFFTGLGTIAFGYAAHNVLLEIQATVPSTPEKPSKKAMWKGMIVAYIVVGLCYFPVAIFGYWAFGNSVTDNILMSLDKPHWLTAVANIFVVIHVTGSYQVFAVPVFDMMESFMVRRMNFKPTWYLRFISRNIYVALTMLVAIIFPFFGGLLSFLGGLVFAPTSYFLPCIIWLVVYKPKRFSGSWCANWFCIVFGVLLMVLGSIGAMREIILQAKDYKFFS from the exons atgGAAGATAATAATAAAGATATCAATAATTGGCTCGCAGTGACAAGGTCCAGGAATGGGAAGTGGTGGTACAGTGCTTTTCACAATGTCACTGCTTTGGTTGGAGCTGGAGTGCTTGGGTTTCCCTATGCCATGTCTCAACTTGGATG GGGTCCTGGCATCACAGTTTTGGTGCTTTCATGGATATGCACGTTATACACGGCATGGCAGATGATTGAGATGCACGAGGCTGAGTCTGGGAAGAGGTTTGATAGGTACCATGAATTAGGGCAATATGCCTTTGGGGAGAAACTAGGATTATGGATTGTGGTGCCTCAAACACTCATAGTGGATGTTGGTACGGACATCATTTACATGATTACTGGTGGAAATTCTTTGAAGAAGGCCCATCAGATTCTTTGCAAAGACTGTAAGCCAATTAGAACCACTTACTTCATTATGATCTTTGCAAGCCTTCAGTTTTTCCTCTCGCATCTCCCCAGTTTCAATTCCATCATTGGTGTATCTATTTCTGCAGCCGTTATGTCCATCTG CTACTCAACGATTGCATGGATAAGTTCGGCTCATAAAGGTGCCTTACCGGATGTGAAATATGATGGAAGATCTTCAACTACGACGGGGAACgtttttgacttttttaccGGTTTGGGGACCATAGCATTTGGGTATGCTGCACACAATGTGTTACTTGAGATCCAAGCAACAGTTCCTTCGACACCGGAGAAACCTTCAAAGAAGGCCATGTGGAAGGGAATGATTGTTGCTTACATTGTTGTGGGTTTGTGCTACTTCCCTGTTGCAATCTTTGGCTACTGGGCTTTTGGAAACTCTGTTACTGATAACATCCTCATGTCTCTCGATAAACCCCACTGGCTCACCGCCGTTGCTAATATATTTGTCGTTATTCATGTCACTGGAAGTTATCAG GTGTTTGCTGTTCCGGTGTTTGACATGATGGAATCATTCATGGTACGGAGAATGAATTTCAAGCCAACTTGGTACCTTCGTTTCATTTCCCGCAATATTTATGTTG CACTTACTATGCTAGTTGCAATTATATTTCCATTTTTTGGTGGGCTCCTTAGCTTCTTAGGAGGACTTGTCTTTGCTCCAACCTCATACTTC CTCCCTTGCATAATATGGCTAGTAGTCTATAAACCAAAGAGATTTAGCGGATCCTGGTGTGCAAATTGG TTTTGCATCGTATTTGGAGTATTATTGATGGTTTTAGGCTCGATTGGCGCAATGAGGGAGATCATACTGCAAGCTAAGGACTACAaatttttctcttga